Proteins encoded together in one Euzebyales bacterium window:
- a CDS encoding LacI family DNA-binding transcriptional regulator, producing MQEVAEAAQVHVSTVSRALDPAKASLVSEATRTRVVQVAEELGYRPHLIASQLRRGQTQTVGVVVPDLGNPLYAPFVRGVAHALDEHGYLPLVADTQDDHDRFRRTLRHLWSRRVDAVITTAARISDREAVCELADQGLPIVLAVRTLPGSGLPTVDHDDTEGGRLAAQHLIELGHRRVLQLKGPPDVTPFLHRGHGFSTAVAAARCEEVEPPVTATHPTVGEGRRLMRAVLALPGPLPTGMFAQNDLLALGALEVLRDRGLWCPDDVSMVGYNDNFYAAHARPAMTAIRLPGYDIGQLAGAMAMEHIRAPSGAETSVSTAPVLLVRESAGPPPER from the coding sequence TTGCAGGAGGTCGCCGAGGCCGCCCAGGTGCACGTCTCGACGGTGTCTCGCGCGTTGGATCCGGCGAAGGCGTCGCTCGTCAGCGAGGCGACGCGCACACGCGTGGTGCAGGTCGCCGAGGAGCTCGGCTACCGCCCGCACCTCATCGCGAGCCAGCTGCGCCGCGGTCAGACCCAGACGGTCGGGGTGGTGGTGCCCGACCTCGGCAACCCGCTGTACGCGCCGTTCGTGCGCGGTGTCGCGCACGCGCTCGACGAGCACGGCTACCTCCCCCTCGTCGCCGACACCCAGGATGACCACGACCGATTCCGACGGACGCTGCGCCACCTGTGGAGCCGCCGCGTCGACGCGGTCATCACGACGGCGGCCCGCATCTCCGACCGCGAGGCCGTGTGCGAGCTCGCCGACCAGGGCCTGCCGATCGTGCTCGCGGTCCGCACGCTGCCGGGCAGCGGCCTGCCGACCGTCGACCACGATGACACCGAAGGCGGGCGATTGGCGGCGCAGCACCTGATCGAGCTCGGCCACCGGCGCGTGCTGCAGCTGAAGGGCCCACCGGACGTCACGCCGTTCCTGCACCGTGGGCACGGGTTCTCGACCGCGGTGGCGGCGGCCCGGTGCGAGGAGGTCGAGCCACCGGTCACGGCGACCCACCCGACGGTCGGCGAGGGTCGGCGGCTGATGCGGGCCGTGCTGGCCCTCCCCGGACCGCTGCCCACCGGCATGTTCGCCCAGAACGACCTGCTCGCGCTCGGCGCGCTGGAGGTGCTGCGCGACCGCGGCCTGTGGTGTCCCGACGACGTGTCGATGGTCGGCTACAACGACAACTTCTACGCGGCGCACGCGCGGCCGGCGATGACCGCGATCCGGCTTCCCGGCTATGACATCGGTCAGCTCGCCGGGGCGATGGCCATGGAGCACATCCGTGCGCCCAGCGGCGCGGAGACGTCGGTGTCGACTGCGCCCGTCCTGCTGGTCCGGGAGTCCGCGGGACCGCCGCCCGAACGTTGA
- a CDS encoding pyridoxamine 5'-phosphate oxidase family protein encodes MVGLSQTQRTRVRRSPQRAAHDPATLYEVLDEGLVCHVGFVDAGSPVVIPTAYGRDGDVLYLHGATGSRMMRHLATGAPVCVTVTLLDGLVLARSVMHHSMNYRSAVVLGTARPVTGADERRHAFEVIVDHLVPGRWVDVRHPNRKEAAATAIVAVDLSEASVKLRTGPPVDDEIDLNAGSWAGVLPVATTIGPPVADEHTPAGVDAPAYAVDYRRPVHSNGNSG; translated from the coding sequence ATGGTCGGGCTGTCTCAGACCCAGCGGACTCGGGTGCGCCGCAGCCCGCAGCGTGCCGCACACGACCCGGCGACGCTGTACGAGGTGCTCGACGAGGGGTTGGTCTGCCATGTCGGTTTCGTCGACGCCGGCAGCCCCGTGGTCATCCCGACCGCCTATGGTCGCGACGGCGACGTGCTGTACCTCCACGGCGCGACCGGCAGCCGCATGATGCGCCACCTCGCCACCGGCGCGCCGGTGTGCGTCACGGTCACCCTGCTCGACGGCCTGGTGCTCGCACGCTCGGTGATGCACCACTCGATGAACTATCGCTCGGCCGTCGTGCTCGGTACGGCCCGCCCGGTGACCGGTGCTGACGAGCGCCGGCACGCGTTCGAGGTGATCGTCGACCACCTGGTGCCGGGGCGGTGGGTCGACGTCCGCCACCCCAACCGCAAGGAGGCCGCGGCCACGGCGATCGTCGCGGTCGACCTGTCGGAGGCATCGGTGAAGCTGCGGACCGGACCACCCGTCGACGACGAGATCGACCTCAACGCCGGCTCGTGGGCGGGCGTGCTGCCGGTCGCGACGACGATCGGGCCGCCCGTCGCCGACGAGCACACGCCCGCCGGCGTCGACGCGCCGGCCTACGCGGTGGACTACCGGCGCCCCGTCCACAGCAACGGGAACAGCGGGTGA
- a CDS encoding ABC transporter permease, which yields MADIPRRVPVAAPLAESAWRVRARRWRELLTATLSNPTTVVGLVLIIGMLAVAVLAPVLTEPNTPDPYQMPRDWGALNEPPGSPGHLLGTTNTGGDVLYGIIWGARTSLRLSLIVVSIAVVVGVAIGSLAGFAGGRIDEILMRVVDVFLSIPELIFALAIAAVLGPSFRNIILALAVVFWVKYARIMRAQIIHIKENDYVDAARVIGDAGWRIYATDVLPNSITPAIVQATLDMGHIVLVGATLSFIGLAEAGLAEWGVLVSEGQAGISAGRWWASTFPGLMVFLWALAFNLVGDGLRDVLDPRTESAR from the coding sequence ATGGCGGACATCCCGCGCCGTGTTCCGGTGGCCGCGCCGCTCGCCGAGTCGGCGTGGCGGGTGCGGGCCCGCCGCTGGCGTGAGCTGCTCACCGCGACGCTCTCCAACCCCACGACCGTCGTCGGCCTGGTGCTGATCATCGGGATGCTCGCGGTCGCCGTGCTCGCACCGGTGCTGACCGAGCCCAACACGCCCGACCCGTACCAGATGCCGCGTGACTGGGGTGCGCTCAACGAGCCGCCCGGCTCGCCGGGACACCTGCTGGGCACGACGAACACCGGCGGCGACGTGCTGTACGGCATCATCTGGGGCGCACGCACGTCGCTGCGGCTGTCGCTGATCGTCGTGTCGATCGCCGTGGTGGTCGGCGTGGCGATCGGCAGCCTCGCCGGGTTCGCCGGCGGGCGCATCGACGAGATCCTGATGCGCGTCGTCGACGTGTTCCTGTCGATCCCCGAACTGATCTTCGCGCTGGCGATCGCGGCGGTGCTCGGACCGTCGTTCCGCAACATCATCCTCGCGCTGGCCGTCGTGTTCTGGGTGAAGTACGCGCGGATCATGCGGGCGCAGATCATCCACATCAAGGAGAACGACTACGTCGACGCCGCGCGTGTCATCGGCGACGCCGGCTGGCGGATCTATGCGACCGACGTGCTGCCGAACTCGATCACGCCCGCCATCGTGCAGGCGACGCTGGACATGGGCCACATCGTGCTGGTCGGCGCCACGCTGTCGTTCATCGGCCTCGCCGAGGCCGGCCTCGCAGAGTGGGGTGTGCTGGTGTCCGAAGGCCAGGCGGGCATCTCCGCCGGCCGCTGGTGGGCGTCGACCTTCCCGGGGCTGATGGTCTTCCTGTGGGCGCTCGCGTTCAACTTGGTCGGCGACGGCCTGCGCGACGTGCTGGACCCGCGCACCGAGAGCGCGCGGTGA
- a CDS encoding oligopeptide/dipeptide ABC transporter ATP-binding protein: MTTVTERSGGAAVAPRGDIVVGVRDLRRYFPIREGALQRVVGHVKAVDGVSFDLRRGQTLGLVGESGCGKTTLGRCVSGLSTPTGGGVYFDLTADQAAQLDRLHAVPEGGERTDAQRAELQALGAAHRVDLLKRQAWRRFRRNTQVVFQDSFSSLNPRQLVKDIVGRPLRVHREASGSALRERVVELLDQVGLGRQHLNRYPHQFSGGQRQRISIARALALDPELVVLDEPTSALDVSVQAQILNLLHHLQQERGLTYLFITHDLSVVRHVADRIVVMYLGRVAEAGPTEQLFASPAHPYTRALLQASPDLFDDSTGFRGLEGTVPDPARPPAGCRFHTRCPLVTADCGWEVDDVVRWLEEEPGMFDELAGVERRSTFDAALRFGSDEAARRLTAALRSDAVPKAMRDALERTDATGTRVDVAFRPVGDVELTPRGTDHHAACVLDDLAAP; this comes from the coding sequence GTGACCACGGTGACCGAACGGTCCGGCGGCGCCGCCGTCGCGCCCCGGGGCGACATCGTCGTCGGCGTCCGTGACCTCCGCCGGTACTTCCCGATCCGCGAGGGAGCGCTGCAGCGCGTCGTCGGGCACGTCAAGGCCGTCGACGGCGTCAGTTTCGACCTGCGACGTGGGCAGACACTGGGGCTGGTGGGGGAGAGCGGCTGCGGCAAGACGACGCTCGGCCGCTGCGTCTCCGGGCTGTCCACGCCCACTGGCGGCGGCGTCTACTTCGACCTGACGGCCGACCAGGCGGCGCAGCTCGACCGGCTGCATGCCGTGCCGGAGGGCGGCGAACGGACCGACGCCCAGCGCGCCGAGCTCCAGGCGCTGGGGGCGGCGCACCGCGTCGACCTGCTCAAGCGACAGGCGTGGCGCCGGTTCCGGCGCAACACCCAGGTCGTGTTCCAGGATTCCTTCTCCTCGCTGAACCCGCGCCAGCTGGTCAAGGACATCGTCGGTCGGCCCCTGCGGGTGCACCGCGAGGCGTCGGGCTCGGCGCTGCGCGAGCGGGTCGTGGAGCTGCTCGACCAGGTCGGCCTGGGGCGCCAGCACCTCAACCGTTACCCCCACCAGTTCTCCGGCGGCCAGCGGCAGCGCATATCGATCGCCCGGGCCCTGGCGCTCGACCCCGAGCTGGTGGTCCTCGACGAGCCGACCAGCGCGCTCGACGTGTCGGTGCAGGCGCAGATCCTGAACCTGCTGCACCACCTGCAGCAGGAGCGCGGCCTGACGTACCTGTTCATCACCCACGACCTGTCTGTCGTGCGCCACGTGGCCGACCGGATCGTGGTCATGTACCTGGGCCGGGTGGCCGAGGCGGGACCAACCGAGCAGCTCTTCGCGTCGCCCGCGCACCCGTACACCCGCGCCCTCCTGCAGGCGAGCCCGGATCTGTTCGACGACAGCACCGGCTTCCGCGGGCTGGAGGGCACGGTGCCGGACCCCGCGCGGCCGCCGGCGGGGTGCCGGTTCCACACCAGGTGCCCGCTGGTGACCGCCGACTGCGGGTGGGAGGTCGACGACGTCGTCCGCTGGCTCGAGGAGGAGCCGGGCATGTTCGACGAGCTCGCCGGGGTCGAGCGGAGGTCCACCTTCGACGCGGCGCTGAGGTTCGGGTCCGACGAAGCGGCACGGCGGCTGACGGCAGCACTGCGGTCCGACGCGGTGCCGAAGGCCATGCGCGACGCGCTCGAGCGGACCGACGCCACCGGCACCCGCGTCGACGTGGCGTTCCGCCCGGTCGGCGATGTCGAGCTGACCCCCCGTGGCACGGACCACCACGCCGCCTGCGTCCTTGACGACCTCGCCGCACCCTGA
- a CDS encoding phytanoyl-CoA dioxygenase family protein encodes MGEVSGEDVARYRRDGAICVRGVFDGDQITVVRRIVDAVLADPGPHGQTASRPGEPAFFEDFCNWQRHPDLRDVIDRAGLPALCGRLMGSDEVRLYHDHVLVKEPGARQATPWHQDQPFYNVAGRQNISAWIPVDPVTRTTTLEFVAGSHDGTWYLPTTFLDRQAQWFPEGSLAPVPDVDPATDRVLGWALEPGDVVLFHMLTLHAAAGNDMRHPRRALSLRFLGDDATHAPRPWTTSPPFHGLDEELRAGAPMDHPLFPLLWTGRR; translated from the coding sequence ATGGGCGAGGTGAGCGGTGAGGACGTCGCGCGGTACCGGCGCGACGGGGCGATCTGCGTGCGTGGCGTGTTCGACGGCGACCAGATCACGGTCGTGCGTCGGATCGTCGATGCCGTGCTGGCCGACCCCGGCCCGCATGGCCAGACCGCGAGCCGGCCGGGCGAGCCGGCGTTCTTCGAGGACTTCTGCAACTGGCAGCGACACCCCGACCTGCGCGATGTGATCGATCGCGCGGGGCTGCCGGCGCTGTGCGGCCGGCTGATGGGGTCCGACGAGGTGCGCCTGTACCACGACCACGTGCTGGTCAAGGAGCCGGGCGCGCGCCAGGCGACGCCGTGGCACCAGGACCAGCCGTTCTACAACGTCGCCGGTCGGCAGAACATCAGCGCGTGGATCCCCGTCGACCCGGTGACCCGGACCACGACGTTGGAGTTCGTCGCCGGCTCGCACGACGGCACCTGGTACCTGCCGACCACGTTCCTGGACCGGCAGGCCCAGTGGTTCCCGGAGGGCAGCCTGGCGCCCGTGCCCGACGTCGACCCCGCTACCGACCGGGTGCTGGGCTGGGCTCTGGAGCCGGGCGACGTGGTGCTGTTCCACATGCTCACCCTGCACGCCGCCGCGGGCAATGACATGCGCCACCCTCGCCGCGCGCTCTCGCTGCGGTTCCTGGGTGACGACGCGACGCACGCGCCGCGCCCATGGACCACGTCGCCGCCCTTTCACGGCCTCGACGAGGAGCTGCGGGCGGGGGCGCCGATGGATCACCCGCTGTTCCCGTTGCTGTGGACGGGGCGCCGGTAG
- a CDS encoding alpha/beta fold hydrolase has translation MATLGFAPSEDPFVVEHGGFYRRWLSMIDDLDELQATVARLDGTTEDRWVPVWREVGQRHEAEGDRLTDEGRSDDARRAYLQAKTYYAIGRFPGEITPVKRAVSDDCARAYCKASGFLDPPLEVVDVRHQGRPITCHLRVPHHASPEHPVAALLIMCGADVFKEDRGWASEYALDHGMASLVMDGPGTGQNPFPWAPESVSAWIAALDHLAARPEVDASRIGAFGISRGGYSVLQLAGTVPDRVRAVVASAGHPFGYRMDDDELERFVEVRNQRSAWRFGEPDGPPSFEATSVQQEREDFSRWALSELGLVDRITQPVLMINGKQDHLAPIGNIYFMLESGPPTGRQARVYSDAGHCAFKHFAEWAPASFAWLAGHLA, from the coding sequence ATGGCCACGCTCGGCTTCGCGCCTTCGGAGGACCCGTTCGTCGTCGAGCACGGCGGCTTCTACCGTCGCTGGCTGTCGATGATCGACGACCTCGACGAGCTGCAGGCGACCGTCGCTCGGCTCGACGGGACCACCGAGGACCGCTGGGTGCCGGTGTGGCGTGAGGTCGGACAGCGCCACGAGGCCGAGGGCGACCGCCTGACCGACGAGGGGCGGTCCGACGACGCCCGCCGCGCCTACCTGCAGGCCAAGACCTACTACGCAATCGGGCGCTTCCCGGGCGAGATCACCCCGGTCAAGCGCGCCGTCAGCGACGACTGCGCCCGCGCCTACTGCAAGGCCAGCGGCTTCCTCGACCCGCCGCTCGAGGTCGTCGACGTCAGGCACCAGGGGCGGCCGATCACCTGCCACCTCCGCGTGCCCCACCACGCGTCGCCCGAGCACCCGGTCGCAGCCCTGCTGATCATGTGCGGCGCCGACGTGTTCAAGGAGGACCGGGGCTGGGCCTCGGAGTACGCGCTGGACCACGGCATGGCGTCGCTGGTCATGGACGGGCCGGGCACCGGCCAGAACCCGTTCCCGTGGGCACCCGAGTCGGTGTCGGCGTGGATCGCGGCGCTCGACCACCTGGCGGCGCGTCCTGAGGTAGACGCGTCCCGCATCGGCGCGTTCGGCATCAGCCGCGGTGGCTACTCGGTGCTGCAGCTCGCAGGGACGGTGCCGGACAGGGTGCGGGCCGTCGTCGCGAGCGCCGGCCACCCGTTCGGGTACCGCATGGACGACGACGAGCTCGAGCGCTTCGTGGAGGTCCGCAACCAGCGGTCGGCGTGGCGGTTCGGCGAACCCGACGGGCCACCGTCGTTCGAAGCGACGTCGGTCCAGCAGGAGCGCGAGGACTTCAGCCGGTGGGCGCTGTCGGAGCTCGGTCTGGTCGACCGCATCACGCAGCCGGTGCTGATGATCAACGGTAAGCAGGACCACCTGGCGCCCATCGGCAACATCTACTTCATGCTCGAGAGCGGTCCACCCACGGGACGCCAGGCCCGCGTCTACTCCGACGCGGGGCACTGCGCGTTCAAGCACTTCGCCGAGTGGGCGCCGGCGTCGTTCGCGTGGCTGGCCGGTCACCTGGCCTGA
- a CDS encoding thiamine pyrophosphate-dependent dehydrogenase E1 component subunit alpha — protein MTFTDTTPPQERMITEVGQRPDKTMRLALYRLMVRMRAFEERAYKLFMRGLVKGTSHLGIGMEAIAAGAAIAMRADDWTFCTYRGHNHTLARGASMAALLGELMGRSNGICGGKGGSMHLTSVEHGAMGSYAIVGAHLPIAAGAAWSAQVRGSGQVAVCFFGDGATNIGAFHEALNLAVVWQLPVVFVCENNLYMEYTPIGSVTAVPHPAADRAAAYGLDSILLDGNNVEVTYEHVGKALTRAREGGGPTLIEAETYRHGGHSRADPGKYRPQEEVDSWLSRDPIPAYRELLISDGVDAWTLDNIDADAASEVDDATEQAQAAPPPDPSVITTDVWADGGSAWRN, from the coding sequence ATGACGTTCACGGACACGACACCACCCCAGGAACGGATGATCACCGAGGTCGGACAGCGCCCCGACAAGACGATGCGTCTGGCCTTGTACCGGCTGATGGTGCGGATGCGCGCCTTCGAGGAACGCGCGTACAAGCTGTTCATGCGCGGGCTGGTCAAGGGCACCTCGCACCTGGGCATCGGCATGGAGGCCATCGCGGCCGGTGCCGCCATCGCCATGCGGGCGGACGACTGGACGTTCTGCACCTACCGCGGGCACAACCACACGCTCGCGCGCGGCGCCTCGATGGCCGCGCTGCTCGGCGAGCTGATGGGCCGCAGCAACGGTATCTGCGGCGGCAAAGGCGGGTCGATGCACCTGACCAGTGTCGAGCACGGCGCGATGGGGTCCTACGCGATCGTAGGCGCCCACCTGCCGATCGCGGCGGGCGCGGCGTGGTCCGCGCAGGTGCGCGGCAGCGGCCAGGTGGCGGTGTGCTTCTTCGGTGACGGGGCGACCAACATCGGTGCGTTTCACGAGGCCCTGAACCTCGCGGTGGTCTGGCAGCTGCCGGTGGTCTTCGTCTGCGAGAACAACCTGTACATGGAGTACACGCCGATCGGGTCGGTCACAGCTGTGCCGCACCCGGCAGCGGACCGCGCCGCCGCGTACGGCCTGGACTCGATCCTGCTCGACGGCAACAACGTCGAGGTGACCTACGAGCACGTTGGCAAGGCCCTCACCAGGGCCCGTGAGGGTGGCGGGCCGACCCTGATCGAGGCCGAGACCTACCGCCACGGAGGGCACTCGCGCGCTGACCCGGGCAAGTACCGGCCGCAGGAGGAGGTCGACTCGTGGCTGTCGCGGGACCCGATCCCCGCCTACCGGGAGCTGCTGATCTCCGACGGGGTCGACGCGTGGACGCTTGACAACATCGACGCCGACGCGGCGAGCGAGGTCGACGATGCGACAGAGCAGGCCCAGGCGGCGCCGCCGCCGGACCCGTCGGTGATCACCACGGACGTGTGGGCGGATGGAGGGTCGGCATGGCGGAACTGA
- a CDS encoding aminotransferase class I/II-fold pyridoxal phosphate-dependent enzyme, translated as MLLPPLPAIAPPDRPRLYGEPPDLPALLDAVGDDLEADGVRTGHLVVTSGALDGIDRLLDVHVRRGDRVAVEDPCWTGTRDLLRLRGLEAVPVAVDDRGMTPEALEAALRDGVAAMLLTPRAHNPAGAALDPERATALRDLLVDAPEVVVIEDDHSAVVSGAAYHTLSSGRPRWAVMRSMAKALGPDLRVAVMAGDRQTVARVAGRLRLGPGWVSTILQRLAATMLTDPDVVALLADAARTYTRRRAALLDALRDVGVDAMGRSGFNVWVPVPQEAPLVAGMERAGWAVRAGEPFRLDAGPGLRITSASLDPRDAARVAGDLAALLHGPERTRLG; from the coding sequence ATGCTGCTGCCGCCGCTGCCCGCGATCGCGCCACCCGACCGACCGCGGCTGTACGGCGAGCCACCGGACCTGCCGGCGCTGCTCGATGCCGTCGGCGACGACCTCGAGGCCGACGGGGTGCGGACCGGCCACCTCGTGGTCACGAGCGGGGCGCTCGACGGCATCGACCGCCTGCTCGATGTGCACGTGCGCCGCGGCGACCGGGTCGCGGTCGAGGATCCGTGCTGGACGGGCACGCGCGACCTGCTGCGGCTGCGGGGGCTGGAGGCCGTCCCCGTCGCGGTCGACGACCGCGGCATGACGCCCGAGGCGCTGGAGGCGGCGCTGCGCGACGGTGTCGCGGCCATGTTGCTCACACCTCGCGCGCACAACCCGGCCGGTGCTGCACTGGACCCCGAGCGGGCAACGGCGTTGCGCGACCTGCTCGTCGACGCACCGGAGGTGGTGGTCATCGAGGACGACCACTCCGCCGTCGTCAGCGGTGCGGCTTACCACACGCTGTCGTCAGGCCGGCCGCGCTGGGCGGTGATGCGGTCGATGGCCAAGGCGCTGGGCCCCGACCTTCGCGTCGCTGTGATGGCGGGGGATCGCCAAACCGTCGCGCGGGTCGCGGGCCGCCTGCGACTCGGCCCGGGGTGGGTCAGCACCATCCTCCAGCGGCTCGCCGCGACGATGCTCACCGACCCGGACGTGGTGGCCCTGCTTGCCGACGCGGCGCGGACCTACACGCGGCGTCGCGCCGCGCTGCTCGACGCCCTGCGCGACGTCGGGGTGGACGCCATGGGTCGGTCCGGGTTCAACGTCTGGGTGCCGGTGCCGCAGGAGGCACCACTGGTGGCCGGGATGGAACGCGCCGGCTGGGCGGTGCGCGCGGGCGAGCCGTTCCGGCTGGACGCCGGGCCGGGCCTGCGGATCACGAGCGCATCGCTGGATCCGCGTGACGCGGCACGGGTCGCCGGCGACCTGGCGGCACTTCTGCATGGCCCCGAGCGCACGCGCCTGGGATGA
- a CDS encoding Xaa-Pro peptidase family protein — protein MSEFAQTDIAAPGVMAVDWEERVNFDRLRSYRLERAREALDNSDLGAVLCFETSNIRYLTGTHIGYWAWNKAERYSLLTRTGEPWIWDFGSAAKAHRLQCPWLDPEHSRGGNTGLQGAIAPRSGLPERAAREIKQVLVDEGVADEALGVDIVEMPILAALQDQGITVRDGQQTMLAARQIKSPDEILLLSQACAMVDGVYQDIYEALKPGLRESDIVALATKRLIEMGSEHVEAINSIAGERCSPHPHVYSDRLIRPGDQAYFDIIHVFNGYRTCYYRTFAVGRATSAHHDAYRKAREWIDAAIELVKPGVTTDEIARAWPEAPEFGFPDEMEAFGLQFGHGVGVGLHEPPIISRLNSLDHPIELQEGMVFALETFCPATDGHSAARIEEEVVCTADGAKLLTLFPAEELVITNRY, from the coding sequence ATGTCGGAGTTCGCACAGACAGACATCGCTGCCCCGGGGGTCATGGCGGTCGACTGGGAGGAGCGGGTCAACTTCGATCGACTCCGCTCCTACCGCCTGGAACGGGCCCGGGAGGCGCTGGACAACTCGGACCTCGGGGCGGTCCTGTGCTTCGAGACGTCCAACATCCGGTATCTGACCGGGACGCACATCGGCTACTGGGCATGGAACAAGGCGGAGCGCTACTCGCTGCTGACCCGCACTGGTGAACCGTGGATCTGGGACTTCGGATCCGCCGCCAAGGCGCACCGCCTGCAGTGCCCCTGGCTCGACCCCGAGCACAGCCGCGGCGGCAACACGGGCCTGCAGGGTGCGATCGCGCCGAGGTCGGGCCTGCCGGAGCGCGCCGCACGCGAGATCAAGCAGGTGCTCGTCGACGAGGGTGTCGCCGACGAGGCGCTGGGGGTCGACATCGTCGAGATGCCGATCCTCGCGGCCCTCCAGGACCAGGGGATCACGGTCCGCGACGGCCAGCAGACCATGCTGGCGGCAAGGCAGATCAAGAGCCCGGACGAGATCCTGCTGCTCAGCCAGGCGTGCGCGATGGTCGACGGCGTCTACCAGGACATCTACGAGGCGCTCAAGCCGGGCCTGCGCGAGAGCGACATCGTGGCGCTGGCCACCAAGCGCCTGATCGAGATGGGGTCCGAGCACGTCGAGGCGATCAACTCGATCGCCGGCGAGCGCTGCAGCCCGCACCCGCACGTCTACTCCGACCGGCTGATCCGCCCCGGCGACCAGGCCTACTTCGACATCATCCATGTCTTCAACGGCTATCGGACCTGCTACTACCGCACGTTCGCCGTGGGGCGGGCGACGTCGGCCCACCACGACGCCTACCGGAAGGCGCGCGAATGGATCGACGCCGCGATCGAGCTGGTCAAGCCCGGCGTCACCACCGACGAGATCGCGAGGGCCTGGCCCGAGGCACCCGAGTTCGGGTTCCCCGACGAGATGGAGGCGTTCGGCCTGCAGTTCGGCCACGGCGTGGGCGTCGGCCTCCACGAGCCGCCAATCATCAGCCGGCTCAACTCGCTGGACCACCCGATCGAGCTACAGGAGGGCATGGTCTTCGCGCTCGAGACCTTCTGCCCGGCCACCGACGGCCATTCGGCCGCGCGGATCGAGGAGGAGGTCGTCTGCACCGCCGACGGGGCCAAGCTGCTGACGCTGTTCCCCGCCGAGGAGCTCGTGATCACCAACAGGTACTGA
- a CDS encoding ABC transporter ATP-binding protein, producing the protein MTVPRQATTSPQAPASDVIATVTDLRVHFRAKAGTVHAVDGVSFDIRDGETLGLVGETGCGKSVTARSFLRLVPMPPGIAAGGSITFGPEGVDLTTADGRTMRRIRGDRIAMIFQDPAKALNPALTVRNQIAEVFSEHRVADVLARAGVDPAAAGGWLLRRRAARRTRVPERIALALPPLRSRSAAIERALDDMIADALAETQIANPRKVMDRYPHELSGGMRQRVMISQALACNPALLIADEPTTALDVTVQARIIELVRDLQQRHDTAVLYISHDLSLVRRVCDRVAVMYAGRIVEIGPTEQVLAEPLHPYTRGLLAAVPSATHRRGELVAIEGTVPELIDPPPSCRFAGRCPHAAPACERVDPVLAPVADGHEVACFLHRPPDDADADLPSADWVVR; encoded by the coding sequence GTGACGGTGCCGCGACAGGCGACGACGTCACCGCAGGCGCCGGCGTCGGACGTCATCGCGACCGTGACCGACCTGAGGGTGCACTTCCGAGCCAAGGCCGGCACGGTGCACGCGGTCGACGGGGTCAGCTTCGACATCCGCGACGGCGAGACCCTCGGGCTGGTGGGCGAGACGGGCTGCGGCAAGAGTGTGACCGCCCGGTCGTTCCTGCGCCTCGTGCCGATGCCGCCCGGCATCGCCGCCGGTGGCTCGATCACGTTCGGCCCCGAGGGCGTCGACCTGACCACCGCCGACGGTCGGACCATGCGCCGCATCCGCGGCGACCGCATCGCCATGATCTTCCAGGACCCCGCCAAGGCCCTGAACCCGGCGCTGACGGTCCGCAACCAGATCGCCGAGGTCTTCAGCGAGCACAGGGTCGCCGACGTGCTGGCACGCGCCGGCGTCGACCCAGCGGCCGCCGGCGGCTGGCTGCTGCGCCGACGGGCCGCCCGCCGGACGCGCGTGCCGGAGCGGATCGCGCTGGCGCTCCCACCGCTGCGGTCCCGGTCCGCAGCCATCGAGCGCGCGCTCGACGACATGATCGCCGACGCGCTGGCCGAGACCCAGATCGCCAACCCACGCAAGGTCATGGACCGCTATCCCCACGAGCTGTCGGGCGGCATGCGCCAGCGTGTGATGATCTCGCAGGCGCTGGCCTGCAACCCCGCGCTGCTGATCGCGGACGAGCCCACGACGGCGCTGGACGTGACGGTGCAGGCCCGGATCATCGAGCTCGTCCGCGACCTGCAGCAGCGCCACGACACCGCGGTGCTCTACATCAGCCACGACCTGTCGCTGGTGCGCAGGGTCTGCGACCGGGTCGCGGTCATGTACGCGGGACGGATCGTCGAGATCGGGCCGACCGAGCAGGTGCTCGCGGAGCCGCTGCACCCCTACACGCGCGGCCTGCTGGCGGCCGTGCCGTCGGCGACCCACCGCCGTGGCGAGCTCGTCGCGATCGAGGGCACCGTGCCCGAGCTGATCGACCCGCCGCCGTCGTGCCGCTTCGCGGGCCGCTGCCCCCACGCCGCGCCGGCGTGCGAGCGCGTCGACCCGGTCCTCGCCCCCGTCGCCGACGGCCACGAGGTCGCGTGCTTCCTGCACCGCCCGCCCGACGATGCCGACGCCGACCTGCCCAGCGCGGACTGGGTCGTCCGGTGA